CTCCTGTTCCCACCTGTTTTTGCATTCGTTTCCTTACTCTACCCGCCCCCTCCTGTCTCTTCTTTACGTAGATttttccctctgtctttctctttatgTGGCAGCTGTGCAAATGAGTGTGTTGTTCTGTACCTGTGGGTCTGCAGCGGTTCACTGCAAGGCTCCAATGGACTGCAGCATACTCTCTAGTTTGCCACTCTTATGCAGTGCCTCTACGTCGCTGCCGCCTCCAACACACTCTTCACCGATGAACACCCGTGGGACCTGCAATCAAATCAATACAAGAGACAGTGAGATGCAATTAGAAAGGGTGCGCTCAGTGTCCTGTGGTAAGTGCGTTAGTGAGCTACTTACACtggggtttttgtttttatgaaccTGTGACCAGCAGGGTGACGACTGCAGCCCTTACTCATACTTTATACGAGTTATATATCTTCATTATAGTACTACAATCAATTGACACCTTCAGTTGTatgatttgaaaatatttatatagACGCCTTCTTTAAATGTTCTGTTATGAATAAAACTACCAAACAGTTTACACTGTGAAGACATGTATGAAGAATGATTCAGACCATTTTCAGACATGTAATGAGCAAACTGAATCTTGTGGAAGTCATCAAATGAGAAGAATAGCCgattttacttttaattatttataaaaaattgtttttatagTTTTGACTTGCAGGTTAGATGTTTGATTCGTCAATTTTTTCATTGTGTAACTCAAAAGTGTAACAAAGTGAGAAGTTATTAGATTAATCaatacaaaaatatgtaatCATTTGTTTTAGAACTACACAAAATAATCTGCTCAACTTCCACCAAATATAACAGTAAACATATGCATTAACAGTAGCACAAAATCTAAATAGCAGTGTAAAACCATATCTAATGTTGTACTTGTACTACACTTTGGTCTAACCTTTAATCTTGCTCCCAAAGttaaatggggggggggggggggctggatgACCACTTTATTTCCATACTCAGTGGTTTCCTGGTTGACTTCTCATTTAAAATAGGATGTCAACAAAAGTAAACACCCCCTATCGTAATTTATATGCACAACAACACTGCTAAttctcattaaaataaatacataaaaactcGGTCTGTGTATGTTATttgcatgacttttttttctccttcaatcTTCAATAGCTACAAATTTAAGATATGGGGAAAACGTGtaaagtgttgtgttttaagAGAAACTCCTTCATTGTTTAATGTAAGAACAGACTGTATCAAAGAGATATCAgatattatttacagtctatgacgAAGCAGCTTTCTGTTTACCGTGCGGGCTCCGGTAAGTTCCAGGAAGTAGTCTTGCATGTTGGCCATGTCGCTGCGTCCACTGATATCAATGAACTCCAGATGTCCAGGCTTGAACTTGTATTTCGACAAAACATCTTTAGCCTTGATGCAGAACGAGCAGGTGGGCTTGATGAACAACACCACTTTGTCTCCTTTAATCTTAGTCTGAACAAACTGCTGAGCCATTGTAGCGGTACCGTGAACTGGTCAAAGAGTAGAGCCAAAGTGGGATCAATCGGGAGAAGAAAGACAATCGTTGTGCTTGCGTTTTGTCAATCAGAATGACGTAAGGGGGAGGTGCCGCCCCTTAAAGAGACACGACACTCTCTTGTGCAAGCACAGGAATTTccagagaaggaaaacaaagattACAGCTTGTGACTAAAAGTTTTTATGACTTAAAGTAATGAAGTCAGATATAATGTTTATTCAAGAGTCCTGTGTAGGACCATTAAACACCAGTCCCTTACAAACAGCAGATTCATTGTCTGGCCAAAGACAACTAAAGAAATCACCTGATCATAGACTCTACAGACTATGTTCCTGAGACAACATATTCTGTGTTCACATCAAGTTGGTGGTAATTTAATAGCATGTGAGCTCATCTAAAATAATATAAGGTTAACCATTTCACAAACAGTTCCTTTACAAGGCAGGGTACAGAGGTTAGCTTTAAAGGACCCTTCTGAGTTGATATTGAACCCTACTACAGGGGAGCTTATTCCCTTAgcaattaaaacaaatcaatcaatcaccaAAGCCAGTGAGAATAAAACAGTGTGAGAAATGTGGGGCCCATCTGGATCTGGGGTTGCTCAGTAAGAGAATAAATCTGATCTTGATATATAAGTGTATTTGTTGGTTTTATGTGTATTATGTGTAATTCGAGGCCTCCCAGTGGACAAGTTTGACCTCTCGTGTCTTTGCTGGTACTGTCACGAGGGTAGTGTCTTCTGACCAAAGAAATCCTCCTGCTTTCTGATAACAGTCTTATGTATCTATCattcaaaatattttctgtggaaaattaattaaaaaaaaaagaaaa
The Labrus mixtus chromosome 7, fLabMix1.1, whole genome shotgun sequence DNA segment above includes these coding regions:
- the glrx gene encoding glutaredoxin-1, yielding MAQQFVQTKIKGDKVVLFIKPTCSFCIKAKDVLSKYKFKPGHLEFIDISGRSDMANMQDYFLELTGARTVPRVFIGEECVGGGSDVEALHKSGKLESMLQSIGALQ